A section of the Mangifera indica cultivar Alphonso chromosome 12, CATAS_Mindica_2.1, whole genome shotgun sequence genome encodes:
- the LOC123192829 gene encoding peptidyl-prolyl cis-trans isomerase FKBP20-1, producing MGDNTINLTVDGGVVKQIIRRAKADALSPSEDRPLVDVHYEGTLAETGEVFDTTHEDNSVFSFELGKGSVIQAWDIALRTMKVGEVAKIICKPEYAYGSAGSPPDIPPNATLIFEVELLSCRPRKGTSLGSVSEERARLEELKRQRELAAAAKEEEKKKREEAKAAAAARIQAKLEAKKGQGKGKGKAK from the exons ATGGGtgataatacaattaatttaacGGTTGATGGAGGTGTCGTCAAGCAAATCATAAGGCGAGCTAAGGCTGATGCACTTAGTCCGTCAGAGGACCGACCTCTCGTGGATG TTCATTATGAGGGGACTCTTGCTGAAACTGGTGAAGTTTTTGATACTACGCATGAAGATAATTCTGTCTTCTCTTTTGAGCTTGGAAAGGGATCAGTCATTCAGGCTTGGGACATTGCATTGAGAACCATGAAG GTTGGGGAGGTAGCAAAAATAATTTGCAAGCCAGAATACGCCTATGGCAGTGCAGGATCTCCTCCAGATATCCCACCCAA TGCAACCCTTATCTTTGAGGTGGAGCTTCTGTCCTGCAGGCCAAGAAAGGGCACTAGTCTGGGCAGTGTTTCAGAGGAAAGAGCTAGGCTAGA GGAGCTAAAGAGACAGAGAGAACTAGCAGCTGCTGccaaagaggaagagaagaagaaaagggaagaaGCCaaagctgctgctgctgctcgCATTCAAGCCAAGTTGGAAGCCAAGAAGGGTCAAGGAAAGGGAAAGGGCAAAGCAAAATAG
- the LOC123192830 gene encoding E3 ubiquitin-protein ligase SDIR1: MSFVFRGSRADLENGFPGFIPERRTVRVHATRPVNSNSLAFLVTVLLLFMILNSHQMSSNFLLWLVLGIFLLATSLRMYATCQQLQAQAQAHAAVANGLLSHTELRLHMPPAIAFASRGRLQGLRLQLALLDREFDDLDYEALRALDADNVPTTASMSEEEINALPVHKYKVSGSQSQSTGSLMQHASSSGPTELKKVDSAIVIESLKGEDELTCTVCLEQVTIGETVRSLPCLHQFHANCIDPWLRQQGTCPVCKLSARPSWHNSRQGELDASCMV; this comes from the exons ATGAGTTTTGTTTTTCGAGGTTCTAGAGCGGATTTAGAAAATGGGTTTCCAGGATTTATTCCAGAGCGGCGGACAGTG CGTGTTCATGCTACTCGACCTGTTAATTCCAACTCTCTTGCTTTCCTTGTTACAG TTCTCTTGCTATTCATGATATTGAATTCACATCAGATGTCATCAAATTTTCTG CTTTGGCTTGTGCTTGGTATCTTTTTGTTGGCCACATCGCTAAGGATGTATGCAACTTGTCAGCAACTTCAAGCTCAAGCACAAGCCCATGCTGCTGTAGCCAATGGCCTTCTTAGTCATACTGAATTGCGGTTGCATATGCCACCAGCCATAGCATTTGCATCCAGGGGCCGTTTACAAGGCCTCAGACTCCAGCTGGCACTCCTTGACCGTGAATTTGATGATTTAG ATTATGAAGCTTTGAGAGCACTGGATGCTGACAATGTCCCTACAACCGCTTCAATGAGTGAAGAAGAGATAAATGCCCTTCCAGTTCATAAATATAAGGTCTCTGGCTCTCAAAGTCAAAG TACTGGCTCCTTAATGCAACATGCCTCATCGTCAGGCCCTACTGAG CTGAAAAAGGTAGATTCAGCAATTGTGATTGAGAGCTTGAAGGGTGAAGATGAACTGACTTGCACTGTTTGCTTGGAGCAAGTTACCATTGGTGAAACTGTCCGAAGCTTGCCATGCTTGCATCAG TTCCATGCAAATTGCATTGATCCATGGTTGCGGCAACAGGGAACATGTCCCGTATGTAAACTCTCAGCAAGACCCAGTTGGCACAATTCCAGACAAGGTGAATTGGATGCTTCATGCATGGTTTAA